Genomic window (Paraglaciecola psychrophila 170):
AGCCTGTATTCAAATTGACGAAGCGGCTAACGAATTAAGAGCGTATACTGAACAACTCGAAATCGACCCTATGCGTATGCAAAACGTCGAAGCCCGCTATTCACAAGCCTTAGATTTATCTAGAAAGCATAATGTTCGGCCCGAGACATTATATGACTTTCATCAACAGCTTTCCGCTGAGTTTAGTGAATTAATTAAAGACGACTCATTGTTAGAAGAATTAAAAATTCAACTATGTGAGTTAGACAAACAATATCACCTAGCTGCCAACAAACTTAGTCTATCAAGGCAAAAAGCCGCCAAGTCTTTTGCTAAACAAGTCGAGCATCATATTCACAAAATGAACATGGCTGATGCGGTGTTTAAAATTGAAGTTGAACATCAGGTCCAAGGTACCCCTAACAAATTGGGCTTAGACTCGGTGCAGTTTGTAGTGTCGACCAATAAGGGCCAAGCCTTAGATAATCTTGAAAAAGTCGTATCAGGCGGCGAACTGTCACGGATTGGACTAGCTATTCAAGTGATTAGCTCTAGCAATAACGATATCGCCACCATGATTTTTGATGAAGTTGACAGCGGCATAAGTGGTTCAACTGCATCTGTGGTAGGCCAGTTATTACGTAAGCTAGGCGAAACTGCACAAGTGATTTGTGTCACTCATTTACCTCAAGTAGCTGCTCGAGCGCACAATCAAATGTTTGTTACAAAGTTCAGTGATAAAAAAACCACAGAAACTCATATGATTTGTTTACAAGAAAATGAACGAATTGAAGAGTTGGCACGTCTACTAGCAGGAGATACTCTTACCGAATCAGCGATAGCGAATGCCAGAGAATTGCTACAAATCAGTAATTCATAGCAATTAGGTATTGATTGCGCTAACGCGGCTGGGTTAGGATGCTTCGCTTAATAAATGTGAGTTACTCTCGCATTTATCCGTTTTCGCTTTTTTACACGCAGAGATATTGAGTAACAATGAAGTTTAAGAATTTACTGGTTATATTAACCGCCACCATGATGTTGTCAGCCTGTGCTGATTGGATTTTCCGAATTGATGTACCTCAAGGTAACTTTTTGGATGATAAAGATGTTAAAAAGCTTAGAATAGACATGACCAAAGAACAGGTTGTGTATGTGTTAGGTAAACCTGTTTTAGAAGACGCATTTGATCATGATACCTGGTATTACTTATATCAAATGAAACGCGGTATGAAACAACGTGGTGAAGACTTTCGCAAAGACCTGACCATAAAGTTTGTTGATGACAAGGTAGCTGAAGTAACTGGTGATTTCGAATTATCTGAAGACTTTACTATTTCACTTGATCAATAAATCATTTTCTATTTTATATCTTATCCAGTTTTATTTTAGCCTCAAATGCACTGTCACCTCTTCTCTGTTGTGATATAAATGCTTAGCCTGCAAAATGTATTTTCCTGCTTGTTGAGCATGCATTACCTCTTCAATAATCGCTAAGGCTCCCTGCACAGACTCATAGCGTTTTTTCATGGGTAACTTAAGATTAAACATGGCTTCCTTACAGCGGCCGTCTGCTACCCAACTAGCCATGAGTTTGGCTACACGTTGAGGTTGCTCAATCATATCGCAGACTAACCAGTAAACATTTTTCTTCTTAGGCTGAAATTTAAACCCATCTTCAGGGCAATAGGTCACCTGCCCTGTTTCCATTAATGCAGCATCCATAGCACCATTGTCAACTGCTTGCACAAACATGCCTCGCTGTACAAGTTGATAGGTCCATCCACCTGGACAAGCACCCAAGTCAACGGCGTATAAACCACCTTGCAGGCGCACGTCATGTTCTTCTTTGGGGATAAACGTCTGAAACGCTTCATCAAGCTTCAAGGTAGAACGACTTGGCGCGTCATGGGGGAACTTCAAGCGTAAGATACCTAACGCCAAAGGTGAGTTATTATGTGTAAATGAATAACCGATATAGGCCTTATCAGTTTTGGTGAAAAACACATGTAATACAGGTTTCTTGATATTATCCTTGGCAGTTAACCTGTTCTTCTTACGTAGAGCTTGCCTAAAGGGCACGCTTATCTTTCTGCATAATTTCGACAGTTCCCTGCCATCTGTTGTATCGGCATATTCAACCCGTAACTCACCACATAACGGAAAGCCTTCGCAAGCGTCTAAAAGTGGAGTAATACGGTCTGCAACATCCATTTCTTCAATCATTTGTTTACAAGCAAATTGCTGACGTGCAAAAATCAAGTTGTTGAATATTAGCTTGTTTGCTAATAACTCAGCATGTTCTTCCTCATAACAATTAAATAAAACAAAGCCACTGTTAGCTTTAGTTTTCGCATAACCAAACGCCTCCAATTGGGTGGCTTTCTCTTGCACTTCATTCGCTACATCATTTTCAAAACCACTGCGGCAATACAACAATAATCCAGCCATTAACTCGCTCCTTTTAGAGCTGCAGCTGCCAACAATGCCCAACCAACAATAAAACAAACCCCGCCAATCGGCGTGATCGGTCCAAACCATTTAATCTGGGTGAGCGCCAACATATACAAACTTCCGCTAAACAAAATAATACCCGCAAACATAAAGCCTGCACTGTAAAAAAGTAATGATTGCGGCATTTGGCGATACAAAATAACTAACAATATTAAAGCGAGGCTGTGATACATCTGATACTGCACACCTGTTTGGAAGGTGTTTAAAAGTGTTTCAGATAACTTACTTTTGAGGCCGTGAGCCGCGAATGCACCTAAAACAACTGATATCAAAGCGCTGCAAGCAGCGAGACTTAGTAGGATTTTCATCAGAAATTGACTCATAAGATAGATTGATATCTAGCAAACACCCTGTTGTGTGTTTGCATAAAAGGTGATCATAACAAAATCAGGCCTTGTTAGTTATCAAATACGTTATTTGCCTACTATTGAGTGTTCATGCCAGGCGACATGGCACTCAATAGCAACAATTTTGTTGATGCTGTATGGTTAAATCTAGGTAAAAGACTATTTGTCAAAATATGAGAATAGACAATAACCTTTATCCTCTCTCATATAAAACTATGTTTTTGATATTGTCTAAAAGTCTGCGTACACACGAACACCCGCAATAAAGGGCATACCCGCAACAAATGTCGGTAAACCGAAACCACCGCCGGTGTTTCCTGCATCGATGATATAATCTTCATCTAACAAGTTATCGGCGTATAATTCGACTTTCCAAGGACTGTTCTCTTTACTCAACTTGATAGATACATCTGTAAGCCAATAAGCATCTTGCGCTAAATCAGGACGATTACTGCTCTCAAAAAAGGTCTTCGTCTGGTAAGAGCTTATTAAATCAAATGCAACATCGAAATGCTGTATCTTGACCGACTTATTAAAGAAAAACGCTGCGCTCAGTTCTGGTGCTAATCGGAAAGTATTACCACCATAATCAAACCTTGAACCAACATTTGTATTCTTGTCAAACTCGGCATCCAATAAACCTAAGTTTGCCCCTACCCGCAAACTATCATCAAACACGTAATCAAGGGTAGATTCAAAGCCAAACATATTCGAATCGCCCACAGTCACAGTTTGACTTTCTAATGTTTGGTTATCGGTAAAGCTTTGCTGAAAATTTTGATAGGTGTAAGCAAATAGTGCCGCAGTGAATGACAGGTTTTTAGCATAATACTTCAGTCCAATATCATAACTGTCTACGGTTTCGGCTTCGACAATAGAATTTTCTCCAAAAGCATTTGCATCCACCACAGGTGAACGCCGACCTTCTGCATAATTGAAGTAAATTGACATATTATTTGAATAGTTATAATTCAAAGATACTCGCGGTAGCGTTGCTGTAAAATTCTCTTCAGCAGATGCGCTAAATGTATTGAAAAATGTATCTTTCGAAAATCGTGTTTCATCTATGTAGCGCACGCCAGCTGTAATAGCTAAATCGTCAGTCAAATCATAAGTACCTTCGACAACAAAAGAGTTAATATCCAAATTACCTTCAAAAACGAACGGCCCATTGATCGTTGTAGTCGAAGTAGATGGATCACTTATAGGCGTTCCGTCTGCATTAAATAAAGAAGCAATTAACAACTGTCTCACTGCAGCGGTTTCTTCAATAGTTGCGTCAGTGCGTACATCATTGATCAAAGAAACATTAGGAAATTGAACCGCAAGTTCAGCTAACTTTGCGTCAAGAGCACCGCGTAAAACAGGATCAACCAACTGCACAAAGGGAAGGATCGACTCGTCCTTTGTAGAGGAAAAACCAATAAAACCTGCAAAAGGTCCATCTGGGGTATATACCAAACGTGCACCGAATCCAGATAAATCAGCATTGTTTTCGAAAAATGCATCTTGGATACGTAACCCAGTACCATCCGCATCAAAATACTCTTCTACTTCTACATTTTTAACATAGCCATTGGCAGTTAACGTTAAACTATCACTAAAATAATGGGTCACTGCGACATCATAAGATTGCAATTCTCGATCAATACCAATCAATGAACCGAAACCTAGCTCTGCTGCAGAAAAAGGGCTAGTATCTCCGTTTAGCGGTGCAATCGAGCCACTTTTGAAAGATATGCCAGGCTGATCATTATTTTCTATAGATGCACGCAGTACAACGTTGCTATGTTCGAAATCAGCTCTTAGAGTAGCTCTGACTGCTTCGACCGATACTCCATTTAAATCTCCTCCTGCACACGATTGAGACACACCATTTTGATCGGTAATAAAGCCAGAAGGATTATAAGAGTCAGGTCCACACCCTTTGTTTTCAATAATGCCATCTTGTTCTCGGTACATCGTCGCTAAACGAAATGCCAGAATATCGTTAATAGGGGTGTTGACCATACCGCGGAATTCCAGTGCCCCCTCAGTGTTTGTAGCCAGTCTTACACTCGCTTCAAACTTATCAGAAGGAAGAGCAGAGATAATGCTAATAGCGCCATTTGCAGCAGCTGCGCCGAATAATGTTGGTTGAGCACCTTTTAAGACTTCAATACGGTCAATATCATATAAGCCCACACTCGCTACTGTTTTCTTACTGACGTCAATACCATCCTGATAAACAGAAATACGCGGTGTCGAAGTAACACTGGCTGAATCGTCGGTAATGCCTCTAATGTTAAATGATGGCAAGCTCACACCTTGCTCTTGGATCACAACATTAGGTAAAAAACGGGATAAGTCATCTAATTCTGTGGTGTTGGTACGATCTAAAAACTCTCCTTGGATAACATCCATAGTGACAGGCACATCCAGAATAAATTGTTCGCGCTGCTGCGCTGTAACGGTAATCTTTTCAATACCACCTTCTCTACTCTCAGCTTTAACTGCATGAGAAATTAACACACCAATGGTACTTAAGCTGAATATCAATATCGGCAACTTACTCATAAAAACCCTTTCAAATTATTAGATAAATAGAATCAGACGCAGTTCTAGTTTTTTGGCTCAAAGCCGCCTACGTCATAAGGAATAATGAGTTATTTTTGTGTCATTAATATTGCATTAAAATTAAGCTTTTAAGAAAAGCAGAGCGATAATTAAATTAGTTTGAGGGAGATGTTCGAAGCGTTCACCGGCTAAACAAGATAGTTAGGTAGCGATATTTGTGTCTGATGATAGTCTAAATGTAAATTCTGGATTAAACAGGGTGATACATGTCAATTCCACCGATCATGTTAATGTTAATAACTTAGAGATGCGTTCTGATAAATGCAGCGCTATGCTCAATTGCCTTATGTAAATTTTCTCCTAAGTTGTGGCCAGAAGCTTTGCGCGGTTTAAAACTATGATCACCATCCGTTAAATAGTTTACTTGAACCTGTGCAGATAAATGATACGTGCCGATTTCTTCACGGGTACCAAAGCTGTCTCGCTCGCCTTGTATAATCAATACGGGTTTATTAATTGCTAATAAATGTTCAGTGCGTAATTTATCTGGCTTATTCGGAGGATGAAAGGGATATCCCATGCATATACAACCTAACGCAGTCGACTCTTGCAATAACATACTGGCCATCCTACCACCCATCGACTTTCCACCAATAAAGATGGGTAACCTGTTGTCAATTTCACTGAGTACCTTTGTAAAGTGAACCAGTAATTTTTCGGCCCTATCGGGTGGTCGCCTTTTACCCAAGTCCTCGGCCAATTGCATATAAGCAAAATTAAAACGCACTACGTTAATATTGTGTTTGGCCAAGCCCTCGGCCATCAGCTGCATAAATTCACTATTTTGCCCAGCACCCGCTCCATGGGCAAAAACAAAGGTCGCGATTGGGTTTTGAGCTGTATTAATTAAAGTATTGATCATCTTGCTCTTCTTTTACTTGTGCCAATAACCATTCACGAAATGCAGTTATCTTACCTAGATCAGCCTGAGATTGATGACAAACTAAATAATAAGCACTTCTAGTAATTAACTTTTCTTCGAATGGGCATATTAAGCGCCCCGCTTCAATTTCTGGTCTAGCTAAAAAACTGTATCCTAGAGCGATCCCTTGCCCCAACGCAGCCACTTGCTGAACTAACAGCGAATGACTAAAGATCGGGCCATGATTAACATTCACCCCCAATACGTTGAAATGTCGTATCCACTCCTGCCAAGCGTCTCTAGATGAGTCATGCAATAACGTATGTTGTGAGAGATCGTCCAATTTCTTTAGAGGCTTACCCCCTTGGATTAATAGAGGGGAACACATAGGAGTGAGATATTCGGTATGCAACTTATCTGCTGCCAGACCTGACCATTTACCTTTTCCAAAATAAATAGCAACATCTACATCATCGGTTAAAAACCCTTCATCGCCATCTACCGCTTTAATTCGAAGATCTATATCCGGGTTTAACTGACTAAATTTGCTGATCCTAGGTACTAACCACTGAATTGCAAAACTTGTCTGTAGCGCTACTGTGATGGCACCTTTTCCGCCTTTTGCAACTAATCGTTCAGTTGCATTATTTAGTGACTGAAAAATATCCTTTAATTCAAGGTAGTAGCTCTGGCCTTCTTCAGTCAAAAACAACGAACGATTTTTGCGCACAAAAAGTTTCATGGATAAAAACTCTTCTAATGCTTTTATTTGATGGCTGACAGCTGCTTGAGTAACAAATAGTTCATCTGCTGCGCGAGTAAAACTGAGATGTCTGGCCGCTACTTCAAAAGCTTTAAGGGAATTTAGAGGAGGTAATCTGCGGTTCATAAGTAAGCTATCAATATATTATATTCTAAGCACCATTAAAGCATTAGTTTTTCTAATCTACAAGCATACAAAAAGTCATTTTATTAGATATTAACGAGAGTGTAGAATCCGCTTCGTGGTAAATATTTATTGTTTTAAAACAATAGATAACAATCACAAATCTGATTTATGAAACAAAAAACACTTATTATTTTACATTACTAAACTAAAGGTTAACAAAATGAAAACAACTTATACAATAATGGCTATTTTAGTCTCGGTACTTTTTTCTCAAACTGCTGAAGCAAAATTAGGTGCTAATCGTTCTACGATGCAACTTGAAAGTTCAATAGGAATAAATATTGAAACCGAAATTGTCAACAACATCAATATGATGCTAGAGAATGTTCAAGCTCCTGCAATTAAATTAGATGTTGTTAAACAACTTGGTATCGAAACACTTCAATCCCAAACCAACGAACTGGTACAAAATGTGAGCCTACCAGAATTCAAGTTCAAAGTAGTCATAGCTGATTAAGTAATTATTTATTTAAGTTAGAGCGGCTTGTTAACACCTATTAGTAAGTTATCGCTGTGCGGGACCTCACGTGCTGGGAACACCATGATAGATCTCATGTCATAAGCCTGCCGCATATGGTTGATGGAGCCTAGCACAGCAAAACTTACAACAGCATTCACTCATATCTATTTATTAATCTGCACTGGTGTCTAGCGGCGCAAATCCTTTAACCAATTCATCTAATGCTTTCATTTGTTGTAAATACGGTTCTAATTTATCCAAAGCCAAAGCGCAAGGCCCGTCACATTTAGCTTGATTAGGATTAGGATGTGCTTCAATGAACAACCCCGCAATCCCTAAAGCCATTCCACTTCTGGCAAGTTGTGCTGCTTGAGCACGGCGACCATCTGCTGAATCGGTTCGCCCACCAGGTTTTTGTAAAGCATGGGTCGCATCAAAAATAACAGGTGCATACGCTTTCATCTCATCCATAGCCAACATATCGACCACTAGATTGTTATAGCCATAACAAGAGCCTCGTTCACACAAGATAATCTTATCATTCCCGGCCTCACCAAATTTAGTGATGATATGACGCATTTCGTGAGCCGCTAAAAATTGTGGTTTTTTCACGTTAATAATTACGCCAGTTTTTGCCATCGCTACAACCAAATCAGTTTGACGAGCCAAAAATGCAGGTAATTGAATCACATCCACTACTTCTGCAACCGGAGCTGCTTGGTGGGTCTCGTGAACATCTGTTATCAAGGGCACATTGAAGGTTTGTTTGATTTCTTCAAATATTTTTAGCCCCTCTTCCATTCCTGGGCCACGGTAAGAATTAACAGATGAACGATTAGCTTTATCAAATGATGCTTTGAACACATAAGGAATACCCAGTTTTTGGGTTACTTCTTTATAATGTTCAGCAATACGCATTGCCATATCTCTAGACTCCAGCACATTCATGCCGCCAAAAAGCACAAAAGGTTTGTCATTAGCCACTTCAATATTACCAATGGCGAGTTTCTGTAAGTTTTGTTTAATTTGCATATTTTGCATGTAGAGGTCTTAATATTTTTGAGTTTCAATTGATGAACAGCATACCAAGCAAAGCAATTTGTGGGTATATGAAAAGCACCAGCCGTCAATAAATTTGTTTTGTAGACTGGTGATTCAATTATTCGCTGTTTACTGAGTATTTATTAGGCATATAATTCGTGTAAAAGTAGCGATTAGTTCAAATAACACGTAAGATCACAGGTTCGATTTTAGTGACTTATTAAGACTTCATATCTTTTAAGTGACAGCACAAAATGATTGCCAAAGGTAAATACGATCCGCTATGACAAAAAAGCTATTTATTAAAACCTGGGGTTGCCAAATGAACGAGTATGACTCGGAGAAAATGGCCGACCTCTTGAACTCGACTCATGGTTATCAAGCCACAGACACAGCTGAAGACGCCGATATCATATTGCTCAATACCTGCTCAATTCGTGAGAAAGCTCAAGAAAAAGTATTTCATCAATTAGGTCGCTGGAAAAACCTTAAAAAAGACAAACCTGAGCTTATTATTGGTGTAGGTGGATGCGTGGCCTCACAAGAAGGCAAGACTATCCGCAAACGCGCGCCTTTTGTTGATTTGGTGTTTGGTCCCCAAACTCTGCATCGCTTACCAGAAATGATAAATCAAATTAAAGGTGGTAGTAAATCCGTCATCGATATTAGTTTTCCAGAAATTGAAAAGTTTGACCGCTTACCCGAGCCCAAGGCAGATGGCCCAAGCGCGTTTGTTTCGATTATGGAAGGCTGCTCTAAATACTGTACATTTTGCGTAGTGCCCTACACTCGGGGTGAAGAAGTGAGTCGCCCAGTAGATGACGTCTTATTAGAGATTGCGCAGCTAGCGGCTCAAGGCGTTCGTGAAGTTAATATGTTGGGGCAAAACGTGAATGCGTTTCGTGGCCCAAATTACGACGGTAGTATCTGTACTTTTGCTGAGTTATTAGAATTGGTCGCGTCTATCAATGGTATCGATCGTATTCGTTATACTACTTCACATCCGGTAGAGTTTACTGACGATATTATTGATGCATATGCACAAATCCCAGAACTGGTTGATCACTTACATCTGCCGGTACAATCTGGGGCAGACCGTATTTTAAACTTGATGAAGCGTGGTCATACTGCCATCGAGTATAAATCTAAAATTAGAAGGCTTAAAAAAATCCGACCAAACTTAAGTATGTCATCTGATTTTATAATCGGTTTTCCTGGTGAAACTAACGCTGACTTTGAAGCAACAATGGACTTAATTCAAGCCATGGACTTTGACTTAAGTTTTAGTTTTATCTACAGCGCACGACCCGGCACACCGGCAGCTGATTTACCCGATGATGTGACCGAAGAGACAAAAAAACAACGTTTGAGTTTGTTGCAACAACGTATCACCCAGCAGGCATTACGCATTGCCCGCAATATGGTGGACACCGAACAACGTATTTTGGTAGAAGGTCCAAGCAAAAAGAATCCAATGGAGTTATCTGGACGTACTGAAAACAATCGAGTGGTGAACTTTGAAGGTTCCTACAAAATGATTGGTCAATTTGTTGATGTTAAAATAACCGATGTGTTCGCTAATTCATTAAGAGGTGATGTGATCAGAACTGAAGATCAGATGGACTTACGCAATGAATTGGCACCACACACTATTTTAGCTAAAAACCCAAATAAAGTTGACGACTTAGGTGTCGGTCAAGTCGCTGTCGTTTAGTATTAATACCTATGCCAACAAATCTATAAATTAAAGAGAGTAACCATTTGAGCAACCTTTTAAGCAGTGAAATTGTATTAGAGCCCTCAGACCACAAACGTTTATCCAGTTTGTGTGGGCCACTAGATGACAATATCAAACAAATTGAACGTCGTTTGGGTGTAGAAATAACTTACCGTAACAACGAATTTAAAGTGATGGGACAGTCGCAACAATCTAGCGGTGCAGCAGAACTACTGAAGTTACTGTATATGGAAACTCAACCCATTCGTGGCGTGATCCCTGATATAGAACCAAACAAAGTACATTTAGCTATTCAAGAGGCAAAATGTTTGGAGCGAGCCGAGGCCGGACAATATGGTAAAGAAGTCCATATAAAAACTAAACGTGGGGTAATTAAACCTCGTAACCCCAATCAGTCGCAATACGTTAGCAATATCATTAATCACGATATTAGCTTTGGTGTGGGCCCTGCTGGCACCGGTAAAACATATTTAGCTGTTGCTTGTGCGGTAGAAGCATTAGAACGTCAAGAAGTGCGGCGTATTTTATTGACTCGACCTGCGGTAGAAGCAGGTGAAAAACTAGGTTTTTTACCTGGCGACCTGTCTCAAAAAGTCGACCCGTATCTGCGCCCTCTTTATGATGCTTTATTTGAAATGCTAGGATTTGAAAAAGTTGAAAAGTTAATTGAACGCAGTGTTATCGAAGTGGCGCCATTAGCCTACATGCGGGGTCGTACCTTAAACGATGCCTTTATTATTTTGGATGAAGGACAGAATACGACAGTAGAACAAATGAAAATGTTCTTAACCCGTATCGGATTTAATTCTCAGGCGGTGATCACTGGTGATATAACTCAAGTAGATTTACCTCGTGGTGTACGTTCAGGTTTACGCCATTGCATAGAAGTATTAAAAGATGTTAACGATATTTCTTTCAACTTCTTCAGTGCCAATGATGTGGTACGTCATCCAGTTGTAGGGCGTATTGTTATGGCTTATGAAGAATATGAAGGCAAACAAGAAAAAGAGCGTTTAGAAAAAAAAGCGCAACAAGAAGCGCTTTCTAGTGAAGTCATTGTCAATAAACATCAAGATCCCACTAAGTGAAAATCCGGTGAGCGCCATTTTAGACTTACAACTTGCCAGTGATAGTGCCGATATCCCTAAACAACAGGATATGCAATTATGGCTAGATACGTTGTTGTCTCACCAGCAGCTTAATAAAAAAGAAATCACGGTGCGTATTGTTGACGAAGCAGAAATCCAACAGCTTAATCAACAATATCGTGGTAAAGACAAGTCAACTAATGTGTTGTCCTTCCCTTTTGAAATGCCTGAACTAGTCATGCCTGACGGTGTCCATATGGATGAATCTATAAGTGATTTTTTAGGGGATATTGTGGTATGCACACAAGTAGTCAAACTAGAATCTCAGCAACAAAACAAGCTTCTGGCTCATCACTGGGCACATATGTTGATACATGGCACCTTGCATTTGCTTGGTTATGACCACATTGAAGATCAAGATGCGGAAGAAATGGAAGGTATTGAAATTGCTATATTACAAAAATTAGGCATTGACGACCCCTACCAAAATCATTAATGATGCATTGTGAATTATTCATAAAGCTTTAATGCTTTACTAAAACTAACCTAAATAACGAGATCATGAGCGAAGATACCCCCCCATCTACTAACGGTTCTGCCAACAAAGGCTGGATTGAGAAAATAGTCCAGTCCTTTACGGGAGAGCCGAAAAATAAGGAAGAGTTGTTTGAGGTCATTACTGACGCAGAACAACGCGAGGTCATTAACCCTGAAACTAAAGCCATGATTGAAGGAGTGATGGAAGTGAGCGAAATGCGTGTCAGGGAGATTATGATCCCAAGAGCACAAATGCGTACCATTGATATTGACCAAAGTGTAGAAGAGTTTCTACCTATCCTCTTAGACTCTGCCCATTCCCGCTTTCCTGTTATTAACGAAGACAAAGACCATATTGAAGGTATTTTGCTGGCTAAAGACTTACTTGAATATGCCTTCGTATCTGGGAAAGATCTTGAGCTAAAAAATATTCTTCGTCCGGCCGTTATTGTCCCCGAAAGTAAACGTGTAGACGTGTTGCTTAAAGAGTTTCAACAAAAACGCTATCACATGGCCATAGTAGTAGATGAGTATGGCGGTGTGTCAGGATTGGTGACTATTGAAGATATCCTTGAATTAATAGTCGGTGAAATTGAAGACGAACATGACGTGGAAGAAAATGAGAACGATGGTATTCGTCCACTTAATAAGTACACTTACTCAGTTAAAGCCCTCACATCATTAGAAGATTTTAATAAGTTTTTCGAAACTAAATTTGATGAAGAAGAAGCAGACACCATAGGTGGGATAGTGTTAAAAGCGTTTGGTCATATGCCACAGCGTGACGAAAAAGTGACTATTGATGAGATTAAATTTAAGGTGACTAACTCAGATAAAAGGCGTTTGCTGCAGTTAAAAGTCACATTACCAGAAACAGAAGAATAGCTCTGAGCATC
Coding sequences:
- the recN gene encoding DNA repair protein RecN produces the protein MLTHLSIRNFAIVKTLDVDFSHGMTAITGETGAGKSISVDALGLCLGDRADISMVRTGADKAEVCAGFNVKQLPGAMKWLEEHELTDHDEVLIRRVISSEGRSKAFVNGTPVPLQQLKQLGQFLLSIHGQHAHQQILKSDNQRNLLDQYAEHGNLLSNVADAYQTLRAQRQHYQSLLEGQQQREDRSQLLSYQIQELDEYALAEGEFGSLEVEHKRLSNSQTLLEQSQISFHQLYEAEEFNALSAVQNSVDRLTELQEHDPSLAPIVTMLTEACIQIDEAANELRAYTEQLEIDPMRMQNVEARYSQALDLSRKHNVRPETLYDFHQQLSAEFSELIKDDSLLEELKIQLCELDKQYHLAANKLSLSRQKAAKSFAKQVEHHIHKMNMADAVFKIEVEHQVQGTPNKLGLDSVQFVVSTNKGQALDNLEKVVSGGELSRIGLAIQVISSSNNDIATMIFDEVDSGISGSTASVVGQLLRKLGETAQVICVTHLPQVAARAHNQMFVTKFSDKKTTETHMICLQENERIEELARLLAGDTLTESAIANARELLQISNS
- a CDS encoding outer membrane protein assembly factor BamE — encoded protein: MKFKNLLVILTATMMLSACADWIFRIDVPQGNFLDDKDVKKLRIDMTKEQVVYVLGKPVLEDAFDHDTWYYLYQMKRGMKQRGEDFRKDLTIKFVDDKVAEVTGDFELSEDFTISLDQ
- the rlmM gene encoding 23S rRNA (cytidine(2498)-2'-O)-methyltransferase RlmM → MAGLLLYCRSGFENDVANEVQEKATQLEAFGYAKTKANSGFVLFNCYEEEHAELLANKLIFNNLIFARQQFACKQMIEEMDVADRITPLLDACEGFPLCGELRVEYADTTDGRELSKLCRKISVPFRQALRKKNRLTAKDNIKKPVLHVFFTKTDKAYIGYSFTHNNSPLALGILRLKFPHDAPSRSTLKLDEAFQTFIPKEEHDVRLQGGLYAVDLGACPGGWTYQLVQRGMFVQAVDNGAMDAALMETGQVTYCPEDGFKFQPKKKNVYWLVCDMIEQPQRVAKLMASWVADGRCKEAMFNLKLPMKKRYESVQGALAIIEEVMHAQQAGKYILQAKHLYHNREEVTVHLRLK
- a CDS encoding DUF423 domain-containing protein codes for the protein MKILLSLAACSALISVVLGAFAAHGLKSKLSETLLNTFQTGVQYQMYHSLALILLVILYRQMPQSLLFYSAGFMFAGIILFSGSLYMLALTQIKWFGPITPIGGVCFIVGWALLAAAALKGAS
- a CDS encoding TonB-dependent receptor — encoded protein: MSKLPILIFSLSTIGVLISHAVKAESREGGIEKITVTAQQREQFILDVPVTMDVIQGEFLDRTNTTELDDLSRFLPNVVIQEQGVSLPSFNIRGITDDSASVTSTPRISVYQDGIDVSKKTVASVGLYDIDRIEVLKGAQPTLFGAAAANGAISIISALPSDKFEASVRLATNTEGALEFRGMVNTPINDILAFRLATMYREQDGIIENKGCGPDSYNPSGFITDQNGVSQSCAGGDLNGVSVEAVRATLRADFEHSNVVLRASIENNDQPGISFKSGSIAPLNGDTSPFSAAELGFGSLIGIDRELQSYDVAVTHYFSDSLTLTANGYVKNVEVEEYFDADGTGLRIQDAFFENNADLSGFGARLVYTPDGPFAGFIGFSSTKDESILPFVQLVDPVLRGALDAKLAELAVQFPNVSLINDVRTDATIEETAAVRQLLIASLFNADGTPISDPSTSTTTINGPFVFEGNLDINSFVVEGTYDLTDDLAITAGVRYIDETRFSKDTFFNTFSASAEENFTATLPRVSLNYNYSNNMSIYFNYAEGRRSPVVDANAFGENSIVEAETVDSYDIGLKYYAKNLSFTAALFAYTYQNFQQSFTDNQTLESQTVTVGDSNMFGFESTLDYVFDDSLRVGANLGLLDAEFDKNTNVGSRFDYGGNTFRLAPELSAAFFFNKSVKIQHFDVAFDLISSYQTKTFFESSNRPDLAQDAYWLTDVSIKLSKENSPWKVELYADNLLDEDYIIDAGNTGGGFGLPTFVAGMPFIAGVRVYADF
- a CDS encoding alpha/beta family hydrolase, with amino-acid sequence MINTLINTAQNPIATFVFAHGAGAGQNSEFMQLMAEGLAKHNINVVRFNFAYMQLAEDLGKRRPPDRAEKLLVHFTKVLSEIDNRLPIFIGGKSMGGRMASMLLQESTALGCICMGYPFHPPNKPDKLRTEHLLAINKPVLIIQGERDSFGTREEIGTYHLSAQVQVNYLTDGDHSFKPRKASGHNLGENLHKAIEHSAAFIRTHL
- a CDS encoding transcriptional regulator GcvA gives rise to the protein MNRRLPPLNSLKAFEVAARHLSFTRAADELFVTQAAVSHQIKALEEFLSMKLFVRKNRSLFLTEEGQSYYLELKDIFQSLNNATERLVAKGGKGAITVALQTSFAIQWLVPRISKFSQLNPDIDLRIKAVDGDEGFLTDDVDVAIYFGKGKWSGLAADKLHTEYLTPMCSPLLIQGGKPLKKLDDLSQHTLLHDSSRDAWQEWIRHFNVLGVNVNHGPIFSHSLLVQQVAALGQGIALGYSFLARPEIEAGRLICPFEEKLITRSAYYLVCHQSQADLGKITAFREWLLAQVKEEQDDQYFN